The Paracholeplasma brassicae genome contains a region encoding:
- a CDS encoding YigZ family protein, protein MYYLLDSIEKEIVIDKSRFICQLHPVNSLEEIEAILASTRKKHREANHNCYAYIYDRKRLMKASDDGEPQKTAGIPMLEVLKHHDLTDVLVIVTRYFGGIKLGAGGLVRAYTNAVTNALSFGQIAIKHQRQVYEITISYASYDTFLYQTRDKVTLLDQIFAENITVRLYFNDSSIVELNNHFNGKLDYIEKEIIEVLEPLK, encoded by the coding sequence ATGTACTATTTATTAGATTCAATTGAAAAAGAAATTGTGATTGATAAATCGAGATTTATTTGTCAATTACATCCAGTAAACTCATTAGAAGAAATTGAGGCAATCCTCGCATCGACTCGTAAAAAGCATCGTGAGGCAAATCATAATTGCTATGCTTATATTTATGATAGAAAGCGACTAATGAAAGCATCCGATGACGGAGAACCTCAAAAAACCGCGGGCATTCCCATGTTAGAGGTTTTAAAACATCACGATTTAACCGATGTCCTTGTGATTGTTACAAGGTATTTTGGCGGGATTAAATTAGGTGCCGGCGGGTTAGTAAGGGCTTATACTAACGCCGTAACAAACGCCTTATCGTTTGGACAAATCGCAATTAAACACCAAAGGCAAGTCTATGAAATAACGATATCTTATGCGTCTTATGACACATTTTTATACCAAACAAGAGATAAAGTGACCCTATTAGACCAAATCTTTGCCGAAAACATAACCGTGAGACTTTACTTTAATGATTCATCTATTGTCGAGCTTAATAACCATTTCAATGGAAAACTTGATTACATTGAAAAAGAGATCATTGAGGTACTCGAACCTTTAAAATAA
- a CDS encoding lysophospholipid acyltransferase family protein, translated as MKTKFRHKVVFKLLTPIVALIFRIKYRFYGVKFKSNEVKGPYLIFGNHTQALDPLFLATSFNEPIYFVASDMIFTKPILSKIMSYLVSPIPKAKYRADSDTVKNIIKIAKSGGSIGLFPEGNTTFFGDLMEVPYSTAKLVKHLKLPVLFYHIEGGYLTKPRWAKEKRKGKMRGMVTKVWQKEEYESLSLDEIYKQLVSYLRFNDYLSNETKKQTFKSKNKAHYIETAFFVSPETRAFNTIYSDKNDVFDRSSDLHLRIDSYGKFHRLGETVQIEDTIAWHKIQIEEVNKVIESREIKLIMEEELEMNLLTKKKTTALGKVKLLLYTNRVEIKRESGVEVIDFKDISCHVQYTNTLIIHSFLTGVTYHFTPTPRFNAYKYVIFSKIYQKKVLNNDNEL; from the coding sequence ATGAAGACAAAATTTAGACATAAAGTCGTTTTTAAACTCTTAACACCGATAGTGGCACTTATTTTCCGTATTAAATATCGGTTTTATGGCGTAAAATTTAAATCAAATGAAGTCAAAGGGCCATATTTGATTTTTGGTAATCACACACAAGCACTTGACCCATTATTCTTAGCAACCAGTTTTAATGAACCAATCTATTTCGTGGCAAGTGATATGATTTTTACAAAACCAATCTTATCGAAAATCATGTCTTACCTGGTTTCTCCAATCCCAAAAGCAAAATACAGAGCAGATAGTGACACGGTAAAGAACATCATTAAAATTGCGAAATCAGGGGGATCCATTGGGTTGTTTCCAGAAGGGAACACCACCTTTTTTGGTGATTTAATGGAGGTGCCTTATTCGACGGCTAAATTAGTTAAACACTTGAAATTACCCGTTCTTTTTTATCACATTGAAGGTGGTTATCTAACCAAACCGAGATGGGCCAAAGAAAAAAGAAAAGGTAAAATGCGAGGTATGGTGACTAAAGTATGGCAGAAAGAAGAATATGAATCACTTTCTCTTGATGAAATCTACAAGCAATTAGTTTCATATCTTCGCTTTAATGATTACCTTTCAAACGAAACAAAAAAACAAACGTTTAAATCTAAGAATAAAGCGCACTACATTGAAACTGCCTTTTTTGTTTCACCTGAAACAAGAGCATTTAATACCATTTATTCCGATAAAAATGATGTGTTTGATCGCTCATCGGATCTTCATCTAAGAATTGATTCTTATGGTAAGTTTCACCGATTGGGTGAGACAGTCCAAATAGAAGATACCATTGCATGGCATAAAATACAAATAGAAGAAGTTAATAAAGTCATTGAGTCTAGAGAAATCAAGTTAATCATGGAAGAAGAACTTGAAATGAACCTATTAACAAAAAAGAAAACAACGGCCCTAGGGAAAGTCAAGCTCCTTCTTTATACCAATCGTGTTGAAATAAAAAGAGAATCTGGCGTTGAAGTAATCGACTTTAAGGACATCAGTTGTCACGTTCAATACACAAACACGCTAATCATTCATAGCTTTTTAACGGGTGTGACCTATCACTTTACACCGACGCCTCGATTTAACGCATATAAGTATGTCATATTTTCAAAAATTTATCAGAAGAAGGTGTTAAATAATGATAACGAATTATGA
- a CDS encoding Na+/glutamate symporter, with the protein MITNYESGIVWIGVVFVFILAALLLAGNVIRRKVSFFRKSLLPTAVIAGILGLLLKEFLFRPLATNGILVTLEEIESFNKFLNVITYHALALGFIAMGLKVNEKLEIKTNRSHSYYNGLLIVASYILQGLIGIGLTFIFAYTLFPQFKTGPGLATGLLLPFGFGQGPGQANNFGIIYEQAGFIGGQSYGLAIASMGFIWAAVGGVFYLNRHYKKPDNQGSILTELTSVQEIETPDEIPVAESIDKFTIQISLVLMVYGATLFAMFITSKAVSLIPGLGGTINSLVWGFNFIFGMILAIVFKRIFLLFRKTGLMTRQYPNNFMLNRISGIVFDFMVVSSITAINVEDLTDKWIPFIVVTMFGGIGTMIYLHFLTKRIYKEYPIEGFAGMFGMLTGTASTGVALLREVDPNFKTPAATDLVTGSTTAVLFGLPILLIAGFAPTSITNAVISFVVLIALFLLFTTILLKTHKKD; encoded by the coding sequence ATGATAACGAATTATGAGTCTGGCATTGTTTGGATTGGTGTCGTATTTGTTTTTATTCTTGCTGCATTATTACTTGCAGGCAATGTGATTAGACGAAAAGTCAGTTTTTTTAGAAAATCACTTCTACCAACAGCGGTTATTGCTGGGATACTTGGGTTATTATTAAAAGAGTTTTTATTTAGACCTTTGGCAACAAATGGCATATTAGTTACGCTAGAAGAAATTGAATCGTTCAATAAATTTTTAAATGTGATTACTTACCATGCACTCGCTTTAGGTTTTATTGCAATGGGACTTAAAGTCAATGAAAAGTTAGAGATTAAGACCAATCGCTCACATAGTTATTACAATGGGCTATTGATTGTAGCAAGCTATATCTTACAAGGTTTAATTGGGATTGGATTAACGTTTATTTTTGCTTACACACTATTTCCGCAATTTAAAACAGGACCAGGACTTGCTACTGGGTTATTATTGCCATTTGGTTTTGGTCAAGGACCAGGACAAGCAAATAACTTCGGGATTATCTATGAACAAGCGGGTTTCATAGGTGGGCAGTCCTATGGGCTTGCGATTGCATCCATGGGGTTTATCTGGGCAGCGGTTGGGGGCGTATTCTACCTAAATCGTCATTATAAAAAGCCAGATAATCAAGGCAGTATACTCACTGAGTTGACCTCAGTTCAAGAAATTGAAACACCAGACGAGATCCCTGTGGCAGAATCGATCGATAAGTTCACGATTCAAATCTCGTTAGTTCTGATGGTTTATGGTGCAACGCTGTTTGCGATGTTTATAACTTCTAAAGCAGTTAGCTTGATTCCTGGGCTAGGAGGTACAATAAACTCACTGGTTTGGGGGTTTAACTTCATCTTCGGTATGATTTTGGCGATTGTATTTAAACGCATTTTCCTGCTTTTTAGAAAGACAGGTTTAATGACTAGACAATACCCAAATAATTTCATGTTAAACCGGATTAGTGGAATTGTGTTTGATTTTATGGTTGTATCAAGTATTACAGCGATTAACGTTGAAGATTTAACCGATAAATGGATTCCATTTATTGTTGTCACTATGTTTGGTGGGATTGGTACGATGATTTACCTTCATTTCTTAACGAAGCGAATCTACAAGGAATACCCGATTGAAGGCTTTGCGGGTATGTTTGGTATGTTAACAGGGACTGCATCAACTGGTGTGGCTTTACTAAGAGAAGTTGACCCGAATTTTAAAACACCTGCGGCAACCGATTTAGTGACTGGGTCAACAACCGCCGTGTTATTTGGATTACCAATTTTGCTAATTGCAGGATTTGCACCAACCTCTATCACAAATGCCGTCATTTCTTTTGTTGTATTAATTGCCCTATTTCTATTATTTACGACAATCTTACTAAAAACGCATAAAAAGGATTAA
- a CDS encoding cation:proton antiporter, which produces MEVLLKLAIVVVVGMIGGKIATKFKLPSVSGYLVAGLFLGPSFFDLVTKTDSVNFEIISELALSFIAFSIGSEFVYSEIKKMGKNVVVITLLEVIGAIGVVFSVMYFVFNQDFALSIVIASMSAATAPAATLMVMKQYRAHGPVTKTLLPVVALDDVFGIIAFGIALAVAKMSLNTSGSSGVMMFFEPVIEIVGSIGLGVLIGVVLAVVAKKQQTKDDLQIVSITAIALATGLSNWLGLSSLLTNIVVGTVLVNLLKHSGRVFGSVNDFVPIFYVLFFTLAGASLDLSILVSVGSMGIAYIFARGIGKYLGAFMGASIVKAPDTVRKYLGFALLPQGGISIGLSVIVRQQLPQYATMITTIIMFSVLVYETSGPIFAKIAISKAKEINGLDRMVDESLSEPIIKQEFVME; this is translated from the coding sequence ATGGAAGTATTATTGAAACTGGCAATTGTTGTCGTAGTAGGCATGATTGGCGGTAAAATCGCAACAAAGTTTAAATTACCAAGTGTGTCAGGTTACTTAGTTGCAGGGTTATTTTTAGGGCCATCATTTTTTGATTTGGTGACCAAAACAGACAGTGTGAATTTTGAAATTATTAGTGAACTTGCTTTATCATTTATTGCCTTCTCAATTGGCAGTGAGTTTGTGTATAGTGAGATTAAAAAAATGGGAAAAAACGTGGTAGTCATTACTTTACTTGAAGTTATTGGGGCGATCGGTGTTGTTTTTTCTGTGATGTACTTTGTTTTTAATCAAGACTTTGCTTTATCAATTGTGATTGCCTCTATGTCTGCAGCGACAGCGCCAGCGGCTACTTTAATGGTAATGAAGCAATACCGTGCTCATGGACCAGTAACTAAAACATTGTTACCGGTTGTTGCATTAGATGATGTGTTTGGTATTATTGCTTTTGGTATTGCGTTAGCGGTTGCTAAAATGTCATTAAATACCTCAGGTTCATCCGGTGTAATGATGTTTTTTGAGCCAGTGATTGAAATTGTCGGTTCAATCGGTTTAGGGGTTTTGATTGGAGTGGTTCTTGCAGTTGTTGCTAAGAAACAACAAACCAAAGATGACCTTCAAATTGTATCAATTACAGCAATCGCACTAGCCACAGGACTTTCAAATTGGCTTGGACTATCGTCACTACTCACAAACATTGTGGTAGGTACTGTTTTAGTTAACTTGTTAAAACATTCAGGAAGAGTGTTTGGGTCAGTCAATGATTTTGTACCAATATTTTATGTCTTATTCTTTACGCTTGCAGGTGCAAGTTTGGATTTAAGTATCCTCGTATCGGTAGGGTCTATGGGTATCGCCTACATCTTTGCAAGAGGTATTGGTAAATACTTAGGCGCATTTATGGGTGCCTCAATCGTAAAAGCACCAGATACCGTAAGGAAATATTTAGGGTTTGCACTCTTACCTCAAGGTGGTATTTCGATTGGTTTATCCGTCATTGTAAGGCAACAATTACCGCAGTACGCAACCATGATTACGACAATCATCATGTTTAGCGTTTTAGTCTATGAAACCTCAGGTCCTATTTTTGCAAAAATTGCGATTTCAAAAGCAAAAGAAATTAATGGACTTGATCGAATGGTTGATGAAAGTTTAAGTGAACCAATCATTAAACAAGAATTTGTAATGGAGTAG